Within the Microbacterium sp. 1S1 genome, the region CGTGGGTGAAGTGCCACGTCCAGAAGTGGTCTCCCGTGCGGAAGCCGCCGCGCATCGCGTCGGGGACGATCGACGTGCCCTCGAGTGGCGGACCGTCCCACGCCAGGGGTCCGGACGCCGGGGAGTCGCCGACCAGAGCCGACACGTCGGAGAGGATACGGGCCCGGATTCGGAGTTCCCAGGGGCTGCTCCCCCGCGCCAGGTCGAGCACGGCGTCCGGCCTCGCGATGACGATGATGACCTCGGGATCGTCGCCGTACGAATGATCGGGCGTGCCGGCGACCACGGCGACGGCGTGGCCGTTGACCCACCAGAGCGGCGCGGTGAGGAGTCCCGTGGCCCGCATGACGCGAGTCAGTGGACTGCGGCGGTCCGTCCCCGTCTTCTCGTTCCGGGCGTGGATCTCTCCGGCCGCTCCCCATCGCTCGCTCATGACGCGGATGAGGTCCTCCGCCCAGGCCTGCAGGGCGTCGACGGTCCATCGCTCCCCCGACGCGAGCACGACGCGGAGCGCTCGACCGTGGTCGTCGCGAAGGCCGCGTCCGCCGATCTCGAACGTGCGGTCGGCCCAGTCGACGTCCTCCGGCGAGCGCTCCCACCAGGCTGCCGTCACCCGCTCGATGTCGGCCACGAGGTCGCGGTGATCGCCACTCGTGGGCACCGCGTAGCCGAGGCGTTCGGAGTCGGACGGGCGGTCCTGTTCCGGATACGGGCACGCGGCGAAGACCTGCTCGAACCAGGCGCGCCGTTCGTCACCCTCCCGGGACATCTCGTCGACGGTGAGGGCACCGCCCAGGCGGTAGGGCTGGCGCACCGCCGCACCGAAGCCGAAGTCGTCCATGCCGAAGTCGTTGCGACGGCCGATCTCCATGAGCGACGGCGAGACGCACCAGTGTGCTCCGTCGAACCACACCGCCCCGGTGATGACGGGTACAGGTTCGTCCCCGAGCATGCGGAATTCCAGGTCGTGCTCCGCCACCGCGCCCCGGGCGTCCTCGCCACGGGCGGGGATGAGGGCGCGGAGGTCGTCCGGCACTCTGTCCAGCATCCGCGCGGCGAGGATCAGCCAGGCTTCCGCGAGGTCCGCCTCGCGCTCGGACCGGTCCGGGGCATCCGGATCGCCGCCACCATGCTGCTGCTGCACCTCGGCGAGGAACTGCGCCGGTGCCTCTTCCGCGAACGTCGACGTCGGGTCCTGGATGAGTACGAGGATGCGGCCGTCGTCCGTGAACGTCCAGACCGTCGTCACCCCGCTGCGCGACTGCAGGCTGAAGCGGGATGCCGGGACGTCGACGTCGCGCAGCCGCACCTCGCCCGCGCCGAACAGAGTGCTCAGCAGCCAGGCGCGGCGTCGCAGCTCGATCGGATGCTCGCCGTTCATGAGAAGGTCGTTGTGCATGTCCTCTTCCGGCAGGAGCGCGCTGAGGCTGCCGACGGCGTACTCGCGAGGCAGCACGACCATCGCCTGGCGCAGCATGCTCTGCCGGGGTTCGGCGTCCCAGTTCGTGACGAGCACGCAGTACAGGTCACCGCGGTCCCACATCTCCGCCTCGGGAATACCCACCGAGACGAGGACCACGTCGAGGATGCCCTCCGGATCCTGGTTCTCCCCGACGAGCGACGGCGTGCGCACCATCGGCTCACCCCACGCTTCGCGCAGCGACCGGCGCACCGTCTCCGTCCACTCCTCCGCGTAGGCGGCGAACCCGCCGGCGGGAACCTCCAGCTCTGCGGGTGGATTCGGCTTCAGCGACTCGTCCGCGTCGGGGTCGTAGCCTCCGAGCGGGAGCAGCCACACCCCCTGGGACTCCTCCACCTCGACCCCCTCGAACGTGAAGGCGTCGCGCGTCTCCCCGGCGAGCAGGTGCGCGACGAGGCGGTCGAGGAAGCCGGGAACCTCGTCCTCGCCGAACGGCGGCTTGTAGTACGGGAGATCCTCCTCCGTCTCGTCGTTCGCGTCCGCGTCGTCCCTGCCGGTGTCCTCGACCATGCCCCACCCCGTCGTCATCGAAACAGCCTTGGGACGAGCATACGGACGGGCGGCGTCACTCCGCAGAGTCGATGAGCTCGAGGAGCTTCCGCAGCTCGTCCCGGATCTCCTCGTGGTCGTACTGTCCGGCGCGACTCTCCCCCGAGATCACGCCGGAGCGACGCACTTTTCGGAAATCACCGAAGGGAAAGCTGTACGCCTTCTTCGTCTCGGCGTTCTCGCTCTTGTCGATGCCGAGGTGCCAGTGGGAGAACTCCGTCCACCCATGCTCCTCGATGAAGCGGTTCTCGTCTTCTGCGGTGGGCGCCGCCTCGGACCAGTCGTCACGTTCGTCCCGCACGACCTTGCCGTCGCGGACGAGGGAACGCGCGAGCTTCAGCGCCGGTCGGTTCAGTTCGATAGCCATGGCGGAAACGCTAGGACGCGGGACGGCGGAGCCGTAGCCCCTTGACGGGGCATGCAGAAGACCCGGAGACTCTCGCGAGCGTCCTGGCCGGTCTCGTTCGGGCCCTCCGCCGCGGCGCCAGAGATCATCCCCCGCACCTAGAAGGTGTTGGCACTCTTCGCGAGGAGCCCGCCGTCGCACACGAGGTGACTGCCGGTGACGTACGCGCTCTCCGGGCCGAGAAGCCACAGGACGGCGTCGGCGATCTCCTCTGGACGCGCCATTCGCCCCAGCGGGATCTGCTGGCGCGCCGCCTCCCCCAGCTCGGTGCGGCGGGCGGCCAACGCCTCTCCCTCCAAGCCGAAATAGAGGATGTCGGTGTCGGTGGCGCCAGGGACGACGGCGTTGACCCGCACCCCGTCCGGGGCGGCGTCCAATGCGGCGGCCCGCACGAACGCGGAGACGCCACCCTTCGATGCCCCGTAGGCCGTGTTCGCTCCCCCGGCGAAGCCCACGAAGGCCGACGGCGACGAGACGCACACCAGGGAACCGCCCGTGCCCTCGGCTCGCCAGCGGTGGAGGGCCGCGCGTGCCGTCAGGAAGGTCCCGCGGAGGTTGACCGCCATCACGCGGTCCCACGACTCGACGCTCGCCGACGCGAGCGGCTCGCTCACCTCGATGCCCGCGTTCGCGACGACCCCGGTGATCGTTGGCAGACGCTCGGCGGCGGTCGCGAAGGCCGCGTCGACCTCGCTCTCGACGCTCACGTCGCAGCGGAGCGCGAGGGCAGAGGCAGCCCCCGCTGCGAGCGCCGCCGCCGCGGTGTCCGCCAGCGCGCGCTCATCGATGTCGAGGAGGGCGATGTGCTGGCCCCGCGCGGCGGCGCGGAGCACGATACCGCGGCCGATCCCGGCGGCCGCACCGGTGACGACGACCGTGCTCACCGGTCGGCCTCCGCAGCGGTGGCCGCGGAGAAGTGGGTGCGGATGTGCTCCGTGATGGCGGCGAGGCCGTGATCGCGGTCGCCGCTCTGCAACGCGCCGATCAGCTCGCGATGCTGGTCCGCGACGGCATGCGAGTCGCCGTAGTAGTTCGCGTCGCGACGGAAGTAGGCGCGGACCCGCGGCTGGATGGTGCGCCAGATCTGCAGGCAGTGCTGCTGCCCCGACAGGAGCACGATGGCCTCGTGGAAGCGGATGTCGTCGTCCGCGAGCCGGGCGAGGTCGCCCGCGGACGCCGCCTCGTCCATGCTGTCGATGATCGCGGTCAGGGCGGCGACGTCCTCATCGGTGACGACGGCCATCGCCTTCTCGAACGCGAAGCGCTCGAGCGCGATGCGGATGGGCACGAGCACGTTCTCGATCTCCTCCTGCGAGACGCCGAGCACCTCGGTGCCGCGGTAGGGGTACGAGACGACGAGGCCTTCCTGCTCGAGCTGGCGCAGGGCTTCACGCACCGGCGCCCGGCTGGTCCCCAGCTGGGCGGCCAGTTCGAGCTCGGTCAGCTTCTGACCGGGCTCCAGGTCGCCGGTGGTGATGGCCTCGCGGAGGATCTCGGCGACGCGCTCGCGGCGCGACGCCGCAGGGACCGCGGGGAGGGAGGAGAGAGCGCTCATCATGTCATCGTACCGATGCGTGGGAGATTGTCGACAAAGTCCATTCACAACGCACGACGGCGTGGAACGCGTCGCCCGCGGCCAGGCGCTCCACCGACCCGGCCGCGAGCGCATCGCCCACCCCCAGTCCCGCCGCCGTGGACGGCTCCCACGCGATCGTGTCCGCGCGGGGAAGGTCGACGGCGGCGTGGTTGAACCACAGCAACCAGTGCGGCAGCGTCCCGGCGACGTCTCTCAGCGTGATTGAGCCGGCGGGCCCGAGGAGCGCGGCGGCGGCATGCGCCCCGTGACGCGTGACATGGCCCGTCGCGCCGTCCGGGTGCGCCGGCACGGCCGCGACCGGCTCTCCGGCGAACAGCACTTGCCCCGGAGCGAAGAACGCGCGCGAGAAGCAGGGGTGCTCGCCCCACGTGAACGACCGGACCCCCGAACCCGAGTTCCGCACCACGGTCGAGACCGTGAGGGCGCCGTCCTCGAGAACGATCGTGCGCGTCAGCTCCGCCGCCCCGCCGTCGAGGAACGGCCCGTCGGCGACGCACACCACCCGGTCGGCGGCGTGCGCGACGGTCGTCCACGGTACCCGGGGCGCCCACCCGTGCTGCGCCGTGGACGCGGTCGGCAGTCCCGCGCCGGGGAACATGGGGAACCAGCCGCCGACCAGCACCTCCTCGTCGAACTCCTGCGCCGACTCCTCCCCCGTCAGCCCCGAGGGCACGAGCACGCGCGGGGGACGACCATCGGACCACAGCACGTCTCCGCCGCCCGGATCGAGCTCATGGATCAGGCAGCCGTGCGCGGGCACGACCGTGGCCCGTGCACGGCCCGCCCACAGGACGTGGACGGTCGCCCGGTCCGACGCGGGCTCCCCGCCACCCGGGCGCGACGTCGTCATCGTGACGGGCCCTCCGTCCCGCCGCGCCCCACGCTCGCCTCCATCTCCTCGAGCGAGCGGCCGTTGGTCTCCCGGACCCCGAAGTACACGAGCAGGAACGACAGCGCCGCCATCATCGCGTACAGGGCGTAGCTACCGGGCAGCGACACATCCCGCAGGCTGGGGAACGAGAAGTTGAGCGCCACGCCCGCGAGCCAGTTCGCCGCGGCGCACACGGACAGGGCGACGCCGCGGATCCGGTTGGGGAACATCTCCCCCAGCAGCACCCAGACGACCGGCCCCCAGGACACCGCGAACGCGACCACGAAGAGGTTCGCGCCGATCAGCGTCACCGGGCCCCACACGCCGTCGAGCTGGGGCGCCCCGTCCACGAGGCGCGCCGTGGAGAAGCCGATGCTCACGATCACGAGGCTGACGAACATGCCCGCCGAGCCGGTCAGCAGGAGCCGGCGGCGCCCGACCCTGTCGATGAGGACGATCGCGACGACGGTGGCCGCCACGTTGATGAAGGAGCTCAGCACCGACAGCCCGAACGCGGCGGACTCCTCGAAGCCGACCGACTCCCACAACGAGGTGGAGTAGTAGAAGATGACGTCGATGCCGACGAGCGCCTGCAGCGCGGCCACCCCGATGCCCACCCACACCACGGGGAGGAGCCCCCGACGCCGGTCCAGGAGGTCGCGGAAGCGCCCCGCGTCCTTGTGCTGCAGCGACTCCTCGATGCGGTCCGTGAGCAGTCGCGCCTCGGCCGGCGCGACGCGCTGCAGCCGCATCAGCACCCGACGCGCCGCCTCCACCCGGCCACGAGCCACGAGGAATCGCGGGGACTCCGGGACGACGAGCGCGAGCACCAGGTAGATCAGCGCCGGCACCACCCCCGCGATGAACATCCAGCGCCAGGCCGGCAGCCCGAGGAACAGCTCCGCATCCGCGCCGCCGAGCACCCACGCAATCCCGCTGTCCGAGAGCAAGGCGACGAAGATCCCCAGCACGATCGCCATCTGCTGCATCGAGGCGAGGCGTCCGCGGACGTGGGCCGGCGCGATCTCCGAGATGTAGAGGGGGCCGAGCACGGTCGCGAACCCGACCGCGATTCCGGTGACCAGCCGCCACACGGCGAGGTCGACCACCCCCTGCGCGAGACCGCACCCGATCGCGGCGACGAAGAAGACGACGCCGGCGGTGAGCATGGTGCGGGGCCGACCGATGCGATCCGCGATCCACCCGGCGCCGAGCGCCCCCACCGCTGCCCCGAGGAGCGTGACGGCGACCACGACGCCCAGACCGACGGCGTCCAGTCCGAGGTTGTTCTCGATGGCGGTGACCGCGCCGTTGATGACGGCCGTGTCGAAGCCGAAGAGGAAGCCGCCGACAGCGGCCGCGGCGGCGAACCCGGTCACGGCCGGGGTGAGGCGTCCGCTCTCCCCCGGCGGGGGCGTCGTGGCGGCGCTCCGGCGACGGCGGGGTTCCGGCGCGGTGCCGGCGACGGCGGATGAGGATTCAGAGGACATCGGCTCTCTCCAGTCGGATTCCGGGTCGGTGCACGGTGCGCGCTC harbors:
- a CDS encoding SDR family NAD(P)-dependent oxidoreductase, whose protein sequence is MSTVVVTGAAAGIGRGIVLRAAARGQHIALLDIDERALADTAAAALAAGAASALALRCDVSVESEVDAAFATAAERLPTITGVVANAGIEVSEPLASASVESWDRVMAVNLRGTFLTARAALHRWRAEGTGGSLVCVSSPSAFVGFAGGANTAYGASKGGVSAFVRAAALDAAPDGVRVNAVVPGATDTDILYFGLEGEALAARRTELGEAARQQIPLGRMARPEEIADAVLWLLGPESAYVTGSHLVCDGGLLAKSANTF
- a CDS encoding sugar porter family MFS transporter, whose translation is MSSESSSAVAGTAPEPRRRRSAATTPPPGESGRLTPAVTGFAAAAAVGGFLFGFDTAVINGAVTAIENNLGLDAVGLGVVVAVTLLGAAVGALGAGWIADRIGRPRTMLTAGVVFFVAAIGCGLAQGVVDLAVWRLVTGIAVGFATVLGPLYISEIAPAHVRGRLASMQQMAIVLGIFVALLSDSGIAWVLGGADAELFLGLPAWRWMFIAGVVPALIYLVLALVVPESPRFLVARGRVEAARRVLMRLQRVAPAEARLLTDRIEESLQHKDAGRFRDLLDRRRGLLPVVWVGIGVAALQALVGIDVIFYYSTSLWESVGFEESAAFGLSVLSSFINVAATVVAIVLIDRVGRRRLLLTGSAGMFVSLVIVSIGFSTARLVDGAPQLDGVWGPVTLIGANLFVVAFAVSWGPVVWVLLGEMFPNRIRGVALSVCAAANWLAGVALNFSFPSLRDVSLPGSYALYAMMAALSFLLVYFGVRETNGRSLEEMEASVGRGGTEGPSR
- a CDS encoding GntR family transcriptional regulator, which codes for MSALSSLPAVPAASRRERVAEILREAITTGDLEPGQKLTELELAAQLGTSRAPVREALRQLEQEGLVVSYPYRGTEVLGVSQEEIENVLVPIRIALERFAFEKAMAVVTDEDVAALTAIIDSMDEAASAGDLARLADDDIRFHEAIVLLSGQQHCLQIWRTIQPRVRAYFRRDANYYGDSHAVADQHRELIGALQSGDRDHGLAAITEHIRTHFSAATAAEADR